One genomic region from Microcystis panniformis FACHB-1757 encodes:
- a CDS encoding DUF3370 domain-containing protein, producing the protein MLSFLPTILLAQSASVLPQIERKLITQYQEVRQLPGQLNDVLVFNSNSPEVVEKEGILLSTFPGKGKRYPVAHLNHPLQGRFDVFTHHIARQTDPNRDLHQGLIVTNPTSRNLVIRILQGVSYVTSADAPFVDLPSLVEDPNGRVFSGPGSRLAGDIMRRRHDSQFPTQIVIPPGQSRMLFDLVIPRSSARSTLLRLYSDGPVYMANLALYEVPQKVKIEDREIESFRPPTLEEWRTLLVRGDLAAPRDFPPTPPDQWFPGRRNFYGRVAGISVGSEWATRIVDPKGGINLTIPQPGQAFAYPLSTVTAATFGTRQIQSAPMLVRYPDTAFKAHGNYGVHYYLTLPLYNNTSKTQVVVLSIQTPIKEDNYLDRLLFVEPVQGPVFFRGAVRVTYRNELGRTEERFFHLVQREGQQGEALVQVELPPGARRDVNLDFLYPPDATPPQVLSVKTLE; encoded by the coding sequence TAATAGCAATAGTCCCGAAGTCGTAGAAAAAGAGGGAATTCTCCTCTCCACTTTCCCCGGCAAAGGAAAACGTTATCCCGTAGCCCATCTCAATCATCCCCTACAAGGACGTTTTGACGTTTTCACCCACCACATCGCTCGTCAAACCGATCCCAATCGCGACTTACACCAGGGCCTGATCGTTACTAATCCCACCTCCAGAAACCTGGTTATCCGCATCCTGCAAGGAGTCAGTTACGTCACCTCCGCCGATGCCCCTTTTGTCGATTTGCCCTCTCTGGTGGAAGATCCCAACGGCCGGGTTTTTTCCGGTCCCGGTTCCCGTTTAGCCGGCGATATCATGCGTCGTCGCCATGATAGCCAATTTCCCACCCAGATCGTCATTCCCCCGGGCCAAAGTCGGATGCTCTTCGATCTGGTTATCCCCAGAAGTAGCGCCCGCTCGACTCTCCTGCGTCTCTACAGCGATGGACCGGTCTATATGGCTAATTTAGCCCTCTACGAAGTTCCCCAAAAAGTCAAAATCGAAGATCGGGAAATAGAAAGCTTTCGTCCCCCTACCCTAGAGGAATGGCGTACCCTATTAGTTAGAGGTGATTTGGCCGCTCCTCGTGATTTTCCCCCCACTCCCCCCGATCAATGGTTCCCCGGCAGAAGAAATTTTTATGGTCGCGTGGCCGGAATTTCTGTCGGTTCGGAATGGGCAACCCGGATTGTCGATCCCAAAGGGGGAATTAATCTCACCATTCCTCAACCTGGTCAAGCTTTTGCCTATCCTTTAAGTACGGTGACAGCAGCTACTTTCGGAACCAGACAAATCCAAAGCGCCCCCATGTTAGTGCGTTATCCCGATACGGCTTTCAAAGCTCACGGTAACTACGGTGTTCACTACTATCTGACTTTACCTCTATATAACAACACTAGCAAAACCCAGGTGGTGGTTTTGAGTATTCAAACCCCAATTAAAGAAGATAATTATCTCGATCGCTTGCTATTTGTTGAACCCGTCCAGGGACCGGTATTTTTCCGGGGTGCAGTGCGCGTTACCTATCGTAACGAACTGGGACGCACTGAGGAACGTTTTTTCCATCTCGTTCAACGGGAAGGACAACAGGGAGAAGCTTTAGTGCAGGTGGAACTTCCCCCTGGCGCCCGACGCGACGTTAATCTCGATTTTCTCTATCCCCCCGATGCCACCCCTCCCCAAGTTTTGAGCGTTAAAACTTTGGAATAG
- a CDS encoding TIGR04222 domain-containing membrane protein produces the protein MDSPLGTMNFQQIELYKRIQAFALDRPDSQLSFSQRLARDNGWSLGYTQRVIEEYKKFIFLAVAAGHPVTPSDQIDQVWHLHLTYTRLYWQEFCPKILQTTLHHEPTRGGSSEQLKFGSWYSKTLESYEQFFGHIPPIDIWPKPKDRFGRDLHFIRINTQQSWVLSKPNFTVSVKPQLRKIGIFTFLAFLSLMITGCQIISQIPNPMNFTGPEFLTFYISLGVMGIALAAWLRFSLCLVSTNTKQQPDLNTYEIAFLAGGNHRLIMAAITSLVKQGYVEVLKEKSPFGRTQSKLVVTGKIDAIADPVEKAVAQDILATDGAIKQVFQKSQGMKDSIRSRLEQLGLFLSDAQALKAQIYPSLIVVILLGIGLCKMAVGISRDKPVGLLLICIFGLLVLGARFFVKPQRQRSRYGEIIFNDLTNRLQHLKTANSSDSELVLAVALFGATVLMADMALADLYQMLTPIAAASSGSGSGSGSGSDAGSGGSDAGSGGSDGGGGSDGGGGGSDGGGGGCGGCGGCGGG, from the coding sequence ATGGATAGCCCATTAGGGACGATGAACTTTCAACAGATAGAACTATATAAAAGAATTCAGGCATTTGCCTTGGATCGGCCAGATAGTCAATTATCTTTCAGCCAACGATTAGCAAGAGATAACGGCTGGTCCTTAGGCTATACTCAGAGAGTGATCGAGGAATACAAAAAGTTTATATTTCTAGCCGTTGCAGCAGGACATCCAGTCACGCCATCCGACCAAATCGATCAAGTTTGGCATTTACATCTGACCTATACGCGATTGTACTGGCAAGAGTTCTGTCCCAAAATTTTGCAAACCACATTACATCACGAGCCGACTCGTGGGGGTTCATCCGAGCAATTAAAATTTGGCAGTTGGTATAGCAAGACGCTAGAAAGTTACGAACAGTTTTTTGGACATATTCCCCCAATAGATATTTGGCCTAAACCCAAAGACCGATTCGGGCGAGATTTGCATTTTATCCGGATCAATACTCAACAAAGCTGGGTTTTGTCAAAACCTAATTTCACAGTCTCCGTCAAACCACAACTGCGAAAAATAGGCATCTTTACCTTTTTAGCCTTCCTTTCACTGATGATAACTGGCTGTCAGATAATCTCCCAAATTCCTAACCCAATGAATTTTACAGGTCCGGAATTTTTAACCTTCTATATTTCCCTAGGAGTGATGGGAATCGCTTTGGCAGCCTGGCTACGTTTTTCCCTGTGCCTAGTTAGCACTAATACAAAGCAGCAACCTGATTTAAATACTTACGAGATAGCTTTCTTGGCGGGGGGCAATCATCGCCTGATTATGGCCGCAATCACCAGTTTGGTAAAACAAGGCTATGTGGAGGTATTAAAAGAAAAATCACCATTTGGAAGAACACAAAGCAAACTGGTGGTGACAGGAAAGATCGATGCTATTGCCGATCCTGTAGAAAAGGCGGTTGCACAAGATATTTTGGCCACTGATGGGGCAATTAAACAGGTTTTCCAGAAGTCTCAAGGAATGAAAGATAGCATTCGTTCCCGCCTAGAACAGCTTGGTTTGTTTCTGAGCGATGCCCAAGCATTGAAAGCGCAAATTTATCCATCATTGATTGTGGTTATTCTTCTAGGAATAGGCTTGTGCAAAATGGCGGTGGGAATTTCTCGCGATAAGCCAGTTGGTTTACTTCTCATCTGTATATTTGGGCTTCTAGTTTTGGGAGCAAGGTTTTTTGTCAAACCACAGCGTCAGCGCAGCCGTTATGGAGAGATCATTTTTAATGATTTAACAAATCGCTTACAACATTTAAAAACAGCCAATAGCAGCGATTCTGAACTGGTACTTGCGGTGGCGTTGTTTGGAGCAACAGTTCTGATGGCGGATATGGCTTTAGCAGACCTGTATCAAATGCTGACTCCCATAGCCGCTGCTAGTAGCGGCAGTGGTAGCGGCAGTGGTAGCGGCAGTGATGCCGGCAGTGGCGGCAGTGATGCCGGCAGTGGCGGCAGTGATGGCGGTGGCGGCAGTGATGGCGGTGGTGGCGGCAGTGATGGCGGTGGCGGCGGTTGTGGCGGTTGTGGTGGTTGTGGTGGTGGTTGA
- a CDS encoding Rqc2 family fibronectin-binding protein, which translates to MQSLDFTTLSATCAEIAAAWLPARLEQVYQIDRQTIALHLRTFDRKGWLIISWHPQGARLHIGDPPPKVPDTFTFSDQLRHQLNGFALTKLAFVAPWERVIDLQFAQRPDDPALWHLYIEIMGKYSNVILTAADNQIVTVAHQVNATQSSVRTVQTGQIYQLPPVLLATDPSLEESLSSWQARVSLIPKTIEKQLVSTYRGVSPVIARSLLQKAKINPKLNTDQLDNTDWEKLFSAWQEWLKILENKTFQPGWTREGYTVIGGEMLAAAKDVQELLNRYYSEQINQESFRQLQQKLNQKITSLLTKLQTKAAGFQTRLAESAHADRYKEQGDLLMANLQQIPQGMTSITLADFETGTPVIIPLDPERNPVQNAQYFYKQHQKLKRARLAVEPLLEEVVSEINYLEQVRSSLSQLENYSGSEDLEALDEIQEELIQQKYLESNYQRNRTNNKESEPMRFTTPSGVELWIGRNNRQNDRLTFRSASDYDIWFHSQEIAGSHVLLRLTPGTVPEAADLQFAADYAAYYSRARHSEQVPVVYTRPKYVYKPKGAKPGMVVYKQETVIWGCPQRVEDYRKK; encoded by the coding sequence ATGCAATCCCTAGACTTTACCACCCTCAGTGCCACTTGTGCCGAAATTGCCGCCGCTTGGCTGCCGGCCAGACTAGAACAAGTGTATCAAATTGATCGCCAAACGATCGCCCTCCATTTACGAACCTTCGATCGCAAAGGATGGTTAATTATTTCTTGGCATCCCCAAGGGGCGCGGCTGCATATTGGTGATCCACCGCCAAAAGTCCCCGATACCTTCACTTTCAGCGATCAATTGCGTCATCAACTCAATGGTTTTGCGCTGACGAAATTAGCATTTGTTGCCCCGTGGGAAAGAGTCATCGATCTGCAATTTGCCCAACGTCCCGATGATCCGGCGCTGTGGCATTTGTATATAGAAATTATGGGCAAATATAGCAATGTGATTTTAACTGCGGCTGACAATCAAATCGTCACCGTTGCCCATCAAGTCAATGCCACTCAGTCTAGTGTTCGCACCGTACAAACGGGACAAATCTATCAACTACCCCCCGTTTTATTGGCAACAGACCCCAGTTTAGAAGAATCCTTAAGCAGTTGGCAAGCTAGGGTTAGTTTAATCCCTAAAACTATCGAAAAACAGTTAGTTAGTACCTATCGTGGGGTTAGTCCCGTCATCGCTCGATCGCTGTTACAAAAAGCCAAAATTAACCCGAAATTAAACACGGATCAGTTAGATAATACTGATTGGGAAAAGCTCTTTTCAGCTTGGCAAGAATGGTTAAAAATCCTTGAAAATAAAACCTTTCAACCGGGATGGACGAGAGAAGGTTATACAGTTATCGGTGGGGAGATGCTGGCAGCGGCTAAAGATGTCCAAGAATTATTAAACCGTTATTATAGCGAGCAAATTAATCAAGAAAGCTTTCGACAACTACAGCAAAAATTAAACCAAAAAATTACCTCTTTACTGACTAAACTGCAAACTAAAGCGGCGGGATTTCAAACAAGACTAGCAGAATCTGCTCATGCTGATCGCTATAAAGAGCAAGGGGATTTATTAATGGCCAATCTGCAGCAAATACCGCAGGGAATGACTAGCATTACTTTGGCAGATTTCGAGACAGGAACCCCTGTAATTATTCCTCTTGATCCCGAAAGAAATCCCGTACAGAATGCCCAATATTTTTATAAACAACATCAGAAATTAAAAAGAGCGCGGTTAGCGGTGGAACCTTTATTAGAGGAAGTGGTTAGTGAAATTAATTATCTCGAACAAGTGCGATCGAGTTTAAGTCAACTAGAAAATTATAGCGGCAGCGAAGATTTAGAGGCATTAGACGAGATACAAGAAGAATTAATACAACAGAAGTATTTAGAAAGCAATTACCAGCGTAATCGGACGAATAATAAAGAATCCGAACCCATGCGCTTTACTACTCCCTCTGGAGTCGAATTATGGATTGGCAGAAATAACCGTCAAAATGATCGGCTAACTTTTCGTAGCGCCAGCGATTACGATATCTGGTTTCATAGTCAAGAAATCGCCGGTAGTCACGTTTTACTCCGTTTAACCCCCGGTACAGTTCCAGAAGCCGCCGATCTGCAATTTGCCGCCGATTACGCCGCTTATTATAGCCGCGCTCGCCATAGTGAACAGGTTCCCGTCGTCTATACCCGTCCCAAATACGTCTATAAACCCAAGGGCGCCAAGCCCGGTATGGTGGTTTACAAACAGGAAACGGTAATCTGGGGCTGTCCTCAGAGGGTTGAAGATTACCGCAAAAAATAA
- the gcvT gene encoding glycine cleavage system aminomethyltransferase GcvT: MANQEATSPAIRTPLYNLIAQQTSKFTPFAGWEMPIQFSGLKIEHNAVRNGVGMFDISHMGKFILTGDNLVQSLQTLVPSNLARLRAGKAQYSVLLNPDGGIIDDIIFYYQSESQGLLIVNASTTDKDREWILGNLEGSGVKLEDLSRERVLIALQGPKASTILQPLIREKLSDFGLFNHWESQLFGEKVFIARTGYTGEDGFEIMATPEIGQQLWTEFLNLGVTPCGLGARDTLRLEAALALYGQDIDDSTSPLEAGLNWLVHLPEKGDFIGRDVLEDQKLNGVNRLLVGLQMSGKHIARHDYPVIFAGEMVGKVTSGTLSPTLNTAIALAYLPTPFASIGQAIEVEIRGSTYPATVVKKPFYKSKK; encoded by the coding sequence GTGGCCAACCAAGAAGCAACTTCCCCCGCTATTCGTACCCCCTTATACAATTTAATTGCCCAACAAACCAGCAAATTTACCCCTTTTGCGGGTTGGGAGATGCCGATACAGTTTAGCGGCTTAAAAATCGAACATAATGCTGTCCGCAACGGTGTCGGGATGTTTGACATTTCCCACATGGGCAAATTTATCTTAACTGGAGATAATCTGGTTCAATCTCTCCAAACCCTAGTTCCTTCTAATTTAGCCCGTTTAAGGGCAGGAAAGGCACAGTATAGCGTTTTACTTAACCCGGACGGTGGCATAATCGATGATATTATCTTTTACTACCAAAGCGAAAGCCAGGGCCTGTTAATTGTTAATGCCTCAACTACCGATAAAGATCGAGAATGGATTTTAGGCAATTTAGAGGGATCGGGGGTCAAATTAGAAGATTTATCGCGAGAAAGGGTCTTAATTGCCCTGCAAGGACCCAAAGCATCCACAATTTTACAGCCCTTGATCAGGGAAAAATTAAGCGATTTTGGCCTATTTAATCACTGGGAAAGCCAGCTTTTCGGGGAAAAAGTTTTTATCGCTAGGACCGGTTACACGGGAGAAGATGGGTTTGAAATTATGGCCACCCCTGAAATCGGGCAGCAACTTTGGACGGAATTCTTAAATTTAGGGGTGACTCCCTGCGGTTTGGGGGCCCGGGATACCCTGCGTTTAGAGGCAGCTTTAGCCCTTTATGGACAGGATATCGACGATAGCACGAGTCCCCTAGAGGCTGGCTTAAATTGGTTGGTTCATCTGCCAGAAAAAGGCGATTTTATCGGTCGTGATGTCCTGGAAGACCAAAAACTTAATGGTGTCAATCGGCTCTTGGTGGGATTGCAGATGTCCGGCAAACATATCGCCCGTCACGATTATCCGGTAATATTCGCTGGGGAAATGGTGGGTAAAGTCACCAGTGGCACTTTATCACCAACTTTAAACACAGCGATCGCTTTAGCCTATCTTCCCACACCTTTCGCCTCGATCGGACAGGCGATCGAAGTGGAAATTCGCGGCAGCACCTACCCCGCTACCGTCGTTAAAAAACCCTTTTATAAAAGTAAAAAGTAA
- a CDS encoding serine protease: MKRKDIKIGRRYSSKPLQIFLIIAFTVAAPFAIFYLIALAYLWQGDRLLAAGEKESALSAYRTVLSFHENSVQAHIKIAQVLQSQKRYSEALKAYNRGFIVNNKPPMEPSQSNYLVALGDIFAQEEKWSEAIDAYQKAIIIKPTFKGQFQLGKALYSSQRWDEAAKALQAAVFLDPTQGKAYFYLGKAYSEQQLWPEASYAYQQALELIPDQGETYKKLGETLAKQVKWEEAEQIYRQALIYAPKDGDIYNYLGKALAEQGKLGEAMAVFQQARQISPKNANIYENLCYIYINNGQIDEGLNWCRQAVEIDPNLSEVRFILEEIQRGRLIHDHPELLKMPEIIPSVKSDPLVNLKRSIVKIVIRGKNKNGIGTGWLLKRDQDTAWIVTNRHVVTNSRQEIDAKSRIFVEYYSQPPQGQIRKRSKAKILHTTPPNDWLDLAVLEVKNPPPDLKPLALAPLPIAANQPVISIGNPFNQKDWTVSKGTVNDNNEKSLSLSMFVVSGQSGSPVLNDKNQVVGVISQASLFCDNTSTPKPLENAVRLGCGFAIPIDRVRERLREWGTFSVISNQ, translated from the coding sequence ATGAAAAGAAAAGATATTAAAATTGGTCGCCGCTATTCTAGCAAACCCCTGCAAATATTTTTAATTATTGCCTTCACCGTCGCCGCTCCCTTTGCTATTTTTTATCTTATTGCCTTGGCCTATCTCTGGCAAGGTGATCGACTTTTGGCCGCGGGGGAGAAGGAATCGGCTCTGTCTGCTTACCGAACAGTTTTATCTTTTCACGAAAATTCAGTCCAAGCCCATATAAAAATCGCTCAGGTCTTGCAAAGTCAAAAACGCTATTCTGAAGCCTTAAAAGCATATAATCGTGGCTTTATCGTTAATAATAAACCACCGATGGAACCCTCCCAAAGTAATTATTTAGTGGCTTTGGGGGATATCTTCGCGCAGGAGGAAAAATGGTCAGAGGCGATCGATGCTTACCAAAAAGCAATTATCATTAAACCAACTTTTAAAGGGCAATTTCAGCTAGGAAAAGCCCTCTATAGTTCACAACGTTGGGATGAGGCGGCGAAAGCTCTGCAAGCAGCGGTTTTTCTCGATCCTACTCAGGGAAAAGCCTATTTTTATCTGGGAAAGGCCTACAGTGAACAGCAACTCTGGCCAGAGGCCAGTTATGCCTATCAGCAAGCTCTAGAATTGATACCTGATCAGGGTGAAACCTACAAAAAATTAGGAGAAACCCTAGCAAAACAGGTAAAATGGGAGGAAGCAGAGCAAATATATCGACAGGCTTTAATTTACGCTCCTAAAGATGGGGATATTTATAATTATTTAGGTAAAGCTTTAGCGGAACAGGGAAAACTAGGGGAAGCCATGGCAGTTTTTCAACAGGCGCGCCAAATTAGTCCCAAGAATGCTAATATTTACGAAAATCTCTGTTATATCTATATCAACAACGGTCAGATCGATGAGGGTCTAAATTGGTGTCGGCAGGCCGTAGAAATTGATCCCAATTTATCAGAAGTTAGATTTATTTTAGAGGAAATCCAACGGGGGCGATTGATTCACGACCATCCCGAATTATTAAAAATGCCAGAGATAATTCCCAGTGTTAAGAGTGATCCTCTGGTGAATTTAAAACGCTCAATTGTTAAAATTGTCATTCGCGGTAAAAATAAAAATGGCATCGGCACTGGTTGGTTATTAAAACGAGATCAAGACACAGCTTGGATCGTGACTAACCGCCATGTGGTCACGAATTCCCGTCAAGAAATCGATGCAAAGTCCCGCATTTTTGTGGAGTATTATAGCCAACCACCCCAGGGACAAATTCGCAAGCGTTCAAAAGCTAAAATTCTCCACACTACCCCCCCTAACGACTGGCTCGATTTAGCAGTATTAGAGGTAAAAAATCCCCCCCCAGATTTAAAACCTTTAGCTTTAGCACCCCTACCAATTGCCGCTAATCAACCAGTAATCTCGATCGGTAATCCTTTTAATCAAAAAGATTGGACTGTCAGCAAAGGCACTGTTAATGATAATAACGAAAAATCCTTAAGTTTATCCATGTTTGTCGTTTCTGGACAGTCGGGAAGTCCAGTTTTAAACGATAAAAATCAAGTGGTGGGAGTGATTTCCCAAGCGAGTTTATTTTGTGATAATACCTCCACTCCTAAACCCCTAGAAAATGCCGTTAGATTGGGCTGCGGTTTCGCAATTCCCATTGACAGAGTGCGAGAAAGGTTAAGAGAGTGGGGAACTTTTTCAGTAATCAGTAATCAGTAA
- the queA gene encoding tRNA preQ1(34) S-adenosylmethionine ribosyltransferase-isomerase QueA, protein MIPDQSLSSYDYHLPPELIAQNPAEPRDSSRLLVVDSPNSYNLAIFRDLPTWLEPGDLLVLNDTRVIPARLFGRKTTGAPIEILLLEEQDDHRWLSLVKPGKRFKVGSEVLFYPKTGRTEDQAKLWLAKVIDRDLNTSGRLLEFQRHPGRSFWDMLEEYGHIPFPPYVTESEAEEDRYQTVYADKQGSVAAPTAGLHFTPELFHKLAQKGIDTAYITLHVGVGTFRPVEVENITEHLMHREFLEISAETAEKIAQTKARGGRVIAVGTTVARALEGAIKETKSDKLTAFQGKTNLFVYPGYQWRVIDGMITNFHLPKSSLMMLVSALVGRERLLALYQAAIQERFRFYSFGDAMLILPSACSSNQ, encoded by the coding sequence ATGATCCCTGACCAATCACTCTCCAGCTACGATTATCACCTTCCTCCGGAGTTAATTGCCCAAAATCCCGCAGAACCCCGAGACAGTTCCCGTCTTTTGGTGGTAGATTCTCCTAATAGTTATAATTTAGCTATTTTTCGGGATTTACCCACTTGGTTAGAGCCGGGGGATTTGTTGGTTCTCAACGATACTCGCGTGATTCCGGCCCGTTTATTTGGACGTAAAACCACCGGCGCACCCATAGAAATATTACTATTGGAAGAACAGGATGACCATCGTTGGTTATCCCTAGTGAAACCGGGAAAACGCTTTAAAGTCGGTTCAGAAGTCCTTTTTTATCCGAAAACAGGGCGAACGGAAGACCAAGCAAAATTATGGTTAGCGAAAGTAATCGATCGAGATCTGAACACCAGTGGTCGTCTGCTGGAATTTCAACGTCATCCCGGACGCAGTTTTTGGGATATGTTGGAGGAGTACGGTCATATTCCTTTCCCCCCCTACGTCACCGAATCAGAGGCGGAAGAAGACCGTTATCAAACAGTTTACGCTGATAAACAGGGTTCTGTGGCCGCTCCCACGGCCGGATTACATTTTACTCCCGAATTATTCCATAAGCTCGCCCAGAAGGGTATAGATACCGCCTATATCACCCTTCATGTGGGAGTGGGAACCTTTCGTCCCGTGGAAGTGGAAAATATTACAGAACACCTAATGCACCGGGAATTTTTAGAAATTTCCGCCGAAACTGCCGAAAAAATTGCCCAAACAAAGGCTAGAGGTGGCCGGGTTATCGCCGTAGGAACCACGGTAGCTCGCGCCTTGGAAGGGGCAATTAAAGAAACTAAGAGCGATAAATTAACCGCTTTTCAGGGAAAAACCAATTTATTTGTCTATCCGGGTTATCAATGGCGGGTTATCGACGGCATGATCACTAATTTTCACCTACCCAAGTCCAGTTTGATGATGTTAGTCAGTGCCTTAGTCGGACGGGAAAGACTACTGGCATTGTATCAAGCAGCTATCCAAGAACGTTTCCGTTTCTATTCTTTCGGTGACGCTATGTTAATCCTACCCAGCGCTTGCAGCAGTAATCAGTAA
- a CDS encoding LOG family protein: MNNSYSELTEDLLKLLQHLPHLKDGKWIQRSLEAIVRIAGEEIDRLDWKILTYAIEDLEKGFQVFYPYRHIRKLTIFGSARIKPDSSEYRLAVEFARRISQYGFMVLTGAGGGIMQAGNEGAGRENSFGLNIQLPFEQGANPYIINDAKLIDFKYFFTRKLFFLRESDAVALFPGGFGTQDEAFETLTLCQTGKYGPAPLVLIDEPDGDYWQTWQAQISENLQKRGLISAEDRNFYTITNDLDHACQTIRHFYRVYHSSRFVGESFVIRLNHELSGEQIEQINQNFGDIVVKGKIAPSQILERENRDSSHHLPRLVFYFNGKSYGRLYQLIDHINDLSPVVALEEHPEKK; encoded by the coding sequence ATGAACAACTCCTATTCTGAATTAACCGAAGACTTGCTGAAATTGCTGCAACATTTACCCCACTTGAAAGATGGTAAATGGATTCAAAGATCTCTGGAAGCAATAGTCAGAATTGCCGGGGAGGAAATCGATCGCCTGGATTGGAAAATTTTAACCTACGCGATCGAAGATCTAGAAAAGGGATTTCAGGTATTTTACCCCTACCGTCACATTCGTAAACTGACCATTTTTGGCTCGGCACGCATCAAACCCGACAGCAGTGAATACCGTCTCGCAGTAGAATTCGCACGTCGTATCAGTCAATACGGTTTTATGGTGTTAACCGGTGCTGGGGGTGGCATCATGCAAGCGGGGAATGAAGGCGCCGGCCGGGAAAATTCCTTCGGATTAAATATTCAGCTACCCTTTGAACAGGGGGCTAATCCCTATATCATAAATGATGCCAAATTAATCGATTTTAAATATTTCTTTACCAGAAAACTATTTTTTCTGCGGGAAAGTGACGCAGTAGCTTTATTCCCCGGTGGTTTCGGCACCCAAGATGAAGCCTTTGAGACGCTTACCCTCTGTCAAACGGGTAAATACGGACCTGCACCCCTAGTATTAATTGATGAGCCTGATGGGGATTACTGGCAAACTTGGCAAGCACAAATTAGTGAAAATCTGCAAAAAAGAGGACTGATATCCGCCGAAGATCGGAATTTTTATACTATTACCAACGATCTAGACCACGCTTGTCAAACAATTCGCCACTTCTATCGGGTGTATCACTCCAGCCGTTTTGTGGGAGAATCCTTTGTTATTCGTCTTAATCACGAACTAAGCGGGGAACAGATCGAACAAATTAACCAAAACTTCGGCGATATCGTAGTTAAGGGCAAAATCGCACCTAGTCAAATTCTAGAACGAGAGAATCGGGATTCCAGCCACCATTTACCCCGTCTAGTTTTTTACTTTAACGGCAAGAGTTACGGACGCTTGTATCAATTAATAGATCACATCAACGATTTAAGTCCTGTAGTTGCCCTTGAAGAGCATCCCGAGAAAAAATAA